One Candidatus Deferrimicrobium sp. genomic window, CCGGAGGCGCTCCCGGCTCCCCCATCGCGAGGGCGAGCCCGCGGCGTGCGAGCTCCAGCCGGTTCTCCGCCGTCACCTTCGCGCTTTCCGCGGAAGCGACCGCCACCTTCGCCCGCAGCGCATCGGAGGTGAGTCCCATCCCGGCCGCTTCGAGGCTCTCCGCGATCCGCAGGTGCTCCCGGGCGTCGGAGAGCCCCTGGCCCGCGACCTCGACGAATTGCCGGGCCGTGATGACGTCGAGATACGCGGTGAGAACCCGGTAGACCGCGTCCTCCTTCCGCCGGTAGAGGTCCTGGGCCTTCGCGTCCGCCTCCGTCTTCGCCATCCCGTAGCCGATGTACGCTTTCGGTGCGAAGAGCGGCTGCTCCGCCGAGAGGGTCGCGACGAAATCGTTGCGGGGCGGCGGGCTGTTGAAGTTGCGCACGTCGAGAAAATCGGACTGGAGGAGTTTTTCCTGATTCATCTTGAGCCCGAACGCCTCCGCGGGAACGGTGGTGCGGACGAATTTTTCATCGAACCGGACGGAGGGAAGGAGGTGCCCGCGGGCCGCATCCGCATCGCGCCGCGCGGCGACGGCCTCCTCTCCGGCCGCCGCGACGAAGGCGTTGTTCGAAAGCGCCCGGGCAACCGCCTGGTGGAAATCGACCTCCTCCATCGCCGACGCGGCCGGCGGGAAGGCGAAAACCGATGCCTGGAGGAACAGCGCCGCCCCGGACAGGGCGGAAAAGGAAATTCGGGCGGGTCGAGCCATCCTCACCTCCTTCGTGCAACGCTTTATTGTATATTCATGCAACATCCCTTTGCTTCGCGATGAAACAGCACATTGCGTGCCGTTGCATGGCATTCCCCATCCGTCGATTTACCGATCCATGAATCTACATTTATTAAT contains:
- a CDS encoding TolC family protein — its product is MARPARISFSALSGAALFLQASVFAFPPAASAMEEVDFHQAVARALSNNAFVAAAGEEAVAARRDADAARGHLLPSVRFDEKFVRTTVPAEAFGLKMNQEKLLQSDFLDVRNFNSPPPRNDFVATLSAEQPLFAPKAYIGYGMAKTEADAKAQDLYRRKEDAVYRVLTAYLDVITARQFVEVAGQGLSDAREHLRIAESLEAAGMGLTSDALRAKVAVASAESAKVTAENRLELARRGLALAMGEPGAPPVDVTGPPPEFPDMGSPEKEGTAATGRADLRASSLRLANAGSNVRLRRSGYLPDIGLAAAYQMDAEDSPFSADNRTWKVGVGLTWNIFDGMRREAEIGKAVAERRRAQAYDRGIRDQAAFESVQAALGVKEATLRDEIARAALASAEESVRLLQSRYENHLGRMVDLLDAQTALDGARAARIRAENDVRLSRAQRLYASGGLLSFVAPSEENGKGKIR